A single region of the bacterium genome encodes:
- a CDS encoding rhomboid family intramembrane serine protease — protein MKEELRPEIVETYLSRPPRKNCGIFSLAVIAVTFLFSLIYWGNSFGLRKWLNVDRDAVFVSHEYWRLLTGILVHADTNHFFSNALGLFLFGYLLNGYFGPTVYPMGVFVLGIVVNLVSIATYPPGTGLVGASGVVYLMAGFWLTLFVSTERRFSILQRLLRSIGFALVMLISSTFDPAISHRTHAIGFFTGIVYGLIYFFKAKEKIRAAEVVALE, from the coding sequence ATGAAAGAGGAACTGCGCCCGGAAATTGTTGAGACTTACCTTTCGCGTCCGCCGCGAAAGAATTGCGGGATTTTCAGTCTCGCTGTTATTGCCGTCACATTTCTTTTCTCCCTGATTTACTGGGGAAATTCTTTTGGACTACGAAAATGGTTGAATGTCGACCGTGATGCCGTTTTTGTTTCGCACGAATACTGGCGTTTGCTTACGGGTATTCTGGTGCATGCAGATACGAATCATTTTTTCTCCAACGCTCTTGGCTTATTCTTGTTCGGGTATCTGCTGAATGGCTATTTCGGTCCTACTGTGTATCCGATGGGAGTTTTTGTCCTTGGCATCGTTGTGAATCTTGTTTCCATTGCAACGTATCCGCCAGGAACGGGCCTCGTAGGGGCTTCCGGTGTCGTCTATTTAATGGCTGGTTTCTGGCTCACTTTATTTGTTTCCACCGAACGGCGCTTTTCTATTCTGCAAAGATTGCTGCGCTCGATCGGATTTGCTCTGGTTATGCTGATCAGTTCAACGTTTGATCCTGCAATCAGCCACCGGACTCATGCAATCGGCTTCTTTACAGGCATAGTTTACGGTTTGATTTATTTTTTCAAAGCAAAAGAGAAAATCAGGGCCGCAGAAGTCGTGGCGTTAGAATAA